One segment of Anopheles stephensi strain Indian chromosome 3, UCI_ANSTEP_V1.0, whole genome shotgun sequence DNA contains the following:
- the LOC118513079 gene encoding uncharacterized protein LOC118513079, translating into MMTPPIIESWKIQVPLAVILVAICNPISAQLVPDCSSTLGCLSYPADTSCPSPDEFWSPTAVLGGCCPGCVRGLSLGTPCSVGTTTAEPTHPDTPCAPGLVCGLGNVCRLNTGDCLSTHHVPAGIIDWVPQCDRRGQYAPKQCRGDRINGRCFCYSAEGKRIFGWAWRNEAQNMTCACSRRRAELEAEGRFDVTLHCTRNGNYEELQCDQGVCWCADPQTGFQKPGTRAVPQDSWTLLPCYNGTLYGAQYLRRCESVAFSQILQRKQFIIRGHTGVTFTDTLCEYDGSHGRYIIEGQEASCTWHDGTRIDPYKTSLQNLAAMNCNCARDVKLFMLAGRKMELACEGNGNYVPLQSRNGALFCVDPDGFVVAENVPAQTNCEQYIFGAGTM; encoded by the exons ATGATGACACCACCAATAATCGAGTCCTGGAAGATCCAAGTTCCGTTGGCAGTGATATTGGTTGCGATATGCAATCCAATCTCCGCCCAGCTAGTGCCCGATTGTTCCAGTACGCTCGGATGTCTCTCCTATCCGGCTGACACTTCCTGTCCCAGTCCGGACGAGTTCTGGTCACCGACGGCTGTGCTCGGTGGATGTTGTCCCGGTTGTGTTCGTGGACTTTCCCTAGGGACACCGTGCAGCGttggaacaacaacagcagagcCTACCCATCCGGACACTCCCTGTGCTCCGGGGTTAGTGTGTGGACTTGGTAATGTTTGTCGGCTGAATACGG GAGACTGTTTATCGACGCATCACGTACCGGCCGGTATCATTGACTGGGTTCCGCAGTGCGATAGACGGGGCCAGTACGCACCCAAACAATGCCGCGGAGATCGCATCAACGGACGGTGCTTTTGCTATTCCGCCGAGGGTAAACGGATTTTTGGTTGGGCCTGGCGTAATGAGGCACAAAACATGACATGCG CTTGCAGTCGCCGACGTGCCGAGCTGGAAGCGGAAGGAAGGTTTGATGTAACGCTGCACTGCACGCGGAACGGCAACTACGAGGAGCTGCAGTGTGATCAAggtgtgtgctggtgtgccGATCCGCAAACTGGCTTCCAAAAGCCCGGAACGCGTGCCGTTCCGCAGGATTCGTGGACTTTGCTACCGTGCT ATAACGGAACACTTTACGGTGCGCAGTATCTGAGACGTTGCGAAAGTGTAGCGTTTTCGCAGATACTTCAACGCAAACAATTCATCATCCGCGGGCACACGGGCGTAACGTTCACCGATACACTGTGCGAGTACGATGGCAGCCATGGGCGGTACATTATCGAAGGGCAGGA AGCTTCCTGTACGTGGCACGATGGAACTAGAATTGATCCGTACAAAACGTCACTTCAAAATCTGGCCGCAATGAACTGCA ATTGCGCACGCGACGTGAAGCTTTTCATGCTGGCCGGGCGGAAGATGGAGCTGGCCTGCGAAGGAAACGGGAACTATGTGCCGCTGCAGTCGCGCAACGGAGCACTGTTCTGCGTCGATCCGGACGGGTTCGTGGTGGCGGAGAACGTGCCGGCCCAGACGAACTGTGAGCAGTACATTTTCGGTGCCGGTACGATGTGA
- the LOC118513080 gene encoding uncharacterized protein LOC118513080 — protein MSYPIFREKVTTLLLGLSLSFIITVGGAVDPPTCDSSYGCVSSIRQEDCAKGEILISGGSLNGCCPGCQGGRTYLAVCNMNIPDRRCAPGLKCSGRKCIYDRSTCLHTMHLDRDLVGWIPKCNLDGTYAAKQCRGDRLSGRCFCYSEDGKRIFGWDWYRNTEHMTCACSRRRDKLEKEGRFDVTLHCTQNGNYEELQCDSGLCWCADEFTGSVQLGTTVVHDSLWQLLPCYNSTLHGESYLRQCESAAHAQKIILKKFYTRGTVGVTFNEIPCDYDGAYGRYKVENGVVYCTWRDGKKIGSFQIRSSMLSSVNCYCARDTIIYREAGIPFTLACGGNGNYEYSQDQNGQLFCVDSDGFVVTTEVAPNESCDKFIYNSAFYNED, from the exons ATGAGTTATCCAATATTCCGTGAAAAAGTGACGACTCTGCTGTTGGGTTTGAGCCTCAGCTTTATCATCACCGTCGGAGGAGCAGTAGATCCTCCGACATGTGATTCATCTTACGGATGTGTTTCTTCCATCCGCCAAGAGGACTGTGCCAAGGGCGAGATACTGATCTCTGGTGGTTCGCTAAACGGTTGCTGCCCTGGTTGTCAGGGTGGCCGCACGTATCTCGCTGTGTGCAATATGAACATACCGGATCGTCGATGTGCACCTGGACTAAAGTGCTCCGGACGCAAGTGTATCTACGATCGCT CAACTTGTCTGCATACGATGCATCTGGATAGAGATTTGGTCGGTTGGATCCCGAAGTGCAACCTGGATGGAACATACGCAGCTAAGCAATGCCGGGGAGATCGGTTATCGGGCCGCTGCTTCTGCTACAGTGAGGATGGTAAACGAATCTTTGGATGGGACTGGTACCGGAACACCGAGCATATGACCTGCG CCTGCAGCAGACGGCGCGATAAGCTGGAGAAAGAGGGTCGCTTCGATGTCACGCTTCACTGCACCCAGAACGGTAACTACGAGGAGCTTCAGTGCGATTCTGGACTGTGCTGGTGTGCGGACGAGTTTACTGGAAGTGTCCAGCTGGGGACAACCGTGGTGCACGATAGTTTGTGGCAGCTTTTACCTTGCT ATAACAGTACCCTGCACGGAGAGTCGTACCTGCGCCAGTGCGAAAGTGCTGCCCATGCGCAGAAAATAATCCTCAAGAAGTTCTACACGCGCGGTACCGTTGGTGTAACCTTCAATGAGATTCCGTGCGACTACGACGGTGCATACGGTCGGTACAAGGTTGAGAATGGTGT TGTCTACTGCACCTGGCGTGACGGAAAGAAGATTGGTTCGTTTCAGATACGCTCCAGTATGCTTTCGTCGGTGAACTGTT ATTGTGCCCGCGATACGATCATCTACCGGGAGGCTGGAATACCGTTTACGCTGGCCTGTGGTGGCAACGGCAACTACGAGTACTCCCAAGACCAGAACGGCCAACTGTTCTGCGTTGATAGCGATGGGTTCGTGGTAACGACGGAAGTCGCTCCGAATGAGTCATGCGATAAGTTCATCTACAACTCCGCTTTCTACAACGAAGACTGA